In Anaerolineae bacterium, one genomic interval encodes:
- a CDS encoding DMT family transporter: MKPPRATALLISISSPIFLGMAPLFGKLAYQAGSDPFTVAAVRTIIAAAILWAVYAVFWRRYLYIYPAGLLGCVVVGTVNGIGSLMFYTGLDLLDASLSQLLNGMYIVFVVLLARLGGQRITYRTGLRVGLALIALLLLTSLSAREINWLGIGLMLGNAIMFAGTMLLSQRVLYEMPARTVTLYTLTTMAVIVTMARLAYGFYDTRWSVPPEALEAIVLLGLTTALGRLTMFHGVKTLGSLQTAMLAIMEIGVALLLAFTLLGERLTATQWIGVAFLAGSILLMRREENPQGVSAGATPLPTMAGLTLFHQMAFDQAFGPNRVAITPEELQAIRAMMGRAADQPPPSVPASPDELPTAPRQESPEPPANLSLRAE, encoded by the coding sequence ATGAAACCGCCAAGAGCCACCGCGCTCCTCATCTCGATTTCGTCGCCTATCTTCCTGGGGATGGCGCCCCTGTTTGGCAAGCTGGCTTACCAGGCTGGCTCCGATCCGTTCACAGTTGCTGCCGTCCGTACGATCATCGCCGCGGCTATTCTATGGGCTGTCTACGCGGTTTTCTGGAGGCGTTATCTTTATATCTATCCAGCGGGCTTACTGGGTTGCGTGGTTGTCGGGACGGTCAACGGCATTGGTTCGCTGATGTTTTACACCGGCCTTGATCTGCTGGATGCCAGCCTGAGCCAGTTGCTGAACGGCATGTATATCGTCTTCGTGGTGCTGCTGGCCCGGCTGGGCGGCCAGCGGATCACTTACCGCACCGGCCTGCGTGTTGGCCTGGCTCTGATCGCCCTGTTGCTGCTCACCAGCCTTTCGGCCAGGGAGATCAACTGGTTGGGTATCGGCCTCATGCTGGGCAACGCGATCATGTTCGCCGGCACCATGCTGCTCAGCCAGCGCGTGCTTTACGAAATGCCCGCCCGGACAGTCACCCTGTACACACTGACGACCATGGCCGTGATCGTGACCATGGCTCGCCTGGCCTATGGCTTCTATGACACGCGCTGGTCCGTACCGCCGGAAGCTCTGGAGGCGATCGTTCTGCTGGGGCTGACCACCGCCCTGGGGCGTCTGACCATGTTCCATGGCGTCAAGACTCTCGGCAGTTTGCAGACGGCCATGCTGGCTATCATGGAAATTGGCGTAGCGCTCCTGCTGGCGTTTACCCTGCTGGGGGAACGTCTGACCGCCACCCAGTGGATCGGCGTAGCCTTCCTGGCTGGCAGTATCCTGCTGATGCGCCGCGAGGAAAACCCGCAGGGCGTGTCAGCGGGAGCGACACCGCTGCCCACCATGGCCGGCCTGACCCTGTTTCACCAGATGGCCTTTGACCAGGCCTTTGGCCCCAACCGTGTTGCCATCACCCCGGAAGAGCTGCAGGCCATCCGGGCAATGATGGGCCGCGCCGCTGATCAGCCGCCGCCTTCGGTGCCGGCCAGCCCTGATGAGTTGCCGACCGCCCCCCGTCAGGAAAGCCCGGAGCCACCCGCGAATCTGTCGCTGCGGGCAGAATAG
- a CDS encoding transcriptional repressor, with product MSDRIPRVPTPEEAEALLRNAGHRLTPQRLLLLDLLRTHKTFLDAEQIYELALKHEGDTSLATVYRSLQLFVELGLVEARYLDPEHKREYYRITGGLEYHYLTCRGCGKMVPVDPEIIQEVALSWAREHGITLLTAHACYTGYCPACTRQREKNRSNRSA from the coding sequence ATGAGCGATCGTATCCCCAGAGTTCCTACGCCTGAAGAGGCGGAAGCGTTGCTGCGCAATGCCGGCCATCGCCTGACTCCTCAGCGACTGCTGTTGCTCGATCTGCTGCGCACGCACAAAACCTTCCTGGACGCCGAACAGATTTATGAACTGGCCCTCAAACACGAAGGCGACACCAGCCTGGCTACGGTGTACCGCAGCCTGCAACTATTTGTGGAACTGGGGCTGGTCGAGGCGCGCTACCTGGACCCTGAGCACAAACGGGAGTATTACCGCATCACCGGCGGCCTCGAGTACCATTACCTCACCTGCCGTGGCTGTGGCAAAATGGTGCCGGTCGATCCGGAAATCATTCAGGAAGTGGCTTTGAGTTGGGCCAGGGAACACGGGATCACCCTGCTAACGGCCCATGCCTGCTACACCGGCTACTGCCCGGCGTGCACCCGGCAGCGCGAGAAGAACCGTTCCAACCGCTCGGCCTGA
- a CDS encoding alanyl-tRNA editing protein, producing the protein MTELLYQTDSYLKTFEAVVTAVDSQENGVVLNRTAFYPGGGGQPADVGTLIVAGVGYPVVRVRKAGDDVVHVVEGPLPPIGTTVTGQLDWERRYQLMRTHTAMHILCGVVWRDYGASVTGGNMEPLKGRMDFEFERLQKELVQEIERKINAEVAAARPVRTAILPREEAFQIPDLIRTRINLLPEGITRVRVVEIVGLDLQADGGTHVASTAEVGPIRITDYTSKGGINKRLYVALEPEG; encoded by the coding sequence ATGACGGAACTGCTGTATCAGACTGATAGCTACCTGAAGACATTCGAAGCGGTGGTCACGGCTGTTGACAGCCAGGAAAATGGGGTAGTGCTCAACCGCACCGCTTTCTATCCGGGTGGCGGGGGGCAGCCCGCTGACGTGGGGACGCTGATCGTTGCTGGCGTGGGCTATCCGGTTGTCCGGGTCAGAAAAGCTGGGGACGATGTAGTTCATGTTGTGGAAGGGCCGCTGCCGCCGATCGGGACCACGGTCACCGGCCAGCTGGACTGGGAACGTCGTTACCAGTTGATGCGTACCCATACAGCTATGCACATTCTGTGCGGGGTGGTGTGGCGGGATTACGGGGCGAGCGTCACCGGCGGCAACATGGAGCCGCTCAAGGGGCGGATGGACTTTGAGTTTGAGCGCCTGCAGAAGGAACTGGTGCAGGAGATCGAACGGAAGATCAACGCTGAGGTGGCGGCTGCCCGACCGGTCAGGACGGCTATTTTGCCGCGTGAGGAAGCCTTTCAGATTCCCGATCTGATTCGCACCCGGATCAATCTGCTCCCGGAAGGGATCACGCGGGTGCGGGTGGTGGAGATTGTAGGCCTCGATTTGCAGGCGGATGGCGGTACGCACGTCGCCTCGACCGCCGAAGTCGGCCCGATCCGGATCACCGATTACACCAGTAAGGGCGGGATCAACAAGCGACTGTACGTGGCCTTGGAGCCGGAGGGCTGA
- a CDS encoding tetratricopeptide repeat protein: protein MKRFIDWLGRERAFALLVIIGGTGTLSLMLQAVGTDVSWVIPAQNALLLIALIGTVIVMLSRLDPLDRRPMIVALLPLILAVGLGLFLPAFSLWFLGAGIGWLIVSLIILRRNVRREYQQAIRYLRNGEYDAAIQIIDRLIKAEPQDTRHFRFRADLYRLKGDPRRALKDYRRIVELEPQSSVGYNGLAEICLQQGQYEEALRHAREAYERDPRQWAMPYNLGMIEDRLGMAAETITHLQEALSCGMPDSRHRLLAHLWLGRAYARLGRMAETATELKAIRREKRGLDEWRVIFASEQSRALQDVLAGDLALAQAIFNGAGGEVFAAGAAGLAASAAAKEA, encoded by the coding sequence ATGAAACGATTTATTGACTGGCTGGGACGGGAACGGGCCTTTGCCCTGCTGGTGATCATTGGCGGGACGGGCACGTTGAGCCTGATGCTGCAGGCGGTTGGGACGGATGTGTCCTGGGTTATCCCGGCCCAGAATGCGCTGTTGCTGATCGCGCTCATCGGTACTGTGATCGTCATGCTCAGCCGTCTGGATCCGCTGGATCGCCGTCCGATGATCGTGGCGCTCCTGCCATTGATACTGGCGGTGGGGCTGGGGCTATTCCTGCCGGCGTTCTCACTCTGGTTTCTGGGGGCGGGGATCGGCTGGCTGATCGTCTCTCTGATCATCTTGCGGCGCAACGTGCGCCGGGAATATCAGCAGGCCATCCGCTACCTGCGCAATGGTGAGTATGATGCAGCCATCCAGATCATCGACCGTCTGATTAAGGCGGAACCACAGGATACCCGTCATTTTCGTTTTCGGGCCGATCTGTACCGCCTGAAGGGCGATCCCCGGCGCGCCCTGAAGGATTACCGCCGCATCGTTGAACTGGAACCCCAGTCCAGTGTGGGTTATAACGGTCTCGCTGAAATCTGCCTGCAACAGGGGCAATATGAAGAGGCATTGCGCCACGCCCGCGAGGCGTATGAGCGCGATCCGCGCCAGTGGGCGATGCCCTACAACCTGGGCATGATCGAGGATCGACTGGGTATGGCCGCAGAGACAATCACGCATCTCCAGGAGGCGCTGAGCTGTGGTATGCCGGATAGCCGGCACCGCCTGCTGGCGCATCTGTGGCTGGGCCGGGCCTATGCGCGTCTGGGTCGTATGGCGGAGACTGCAACTGAACTGAAGGCCATACGCCGGGAAAAACGTGGTCTGGACGAATGGCGGGTTATTTTCGCCAGTGAGCAATCCCGCGCCCTGCAGGACGTGCTGGCGGGCGATCTTGCCCTGGCACAGGCCATATTTAATGGGGCTGGTGGGGAAGTGTTCGCTGCCGGAGCGGCGGGACTGGCTGCTTCTGCGGCGGCCAAGGAGGCGTAA
- a CDS encoding tetratricopeptide repeat protein, whose translation MLPIWIKASGTMTWRTYLVEGWRRLPGDLRRVILVAGVVGVVLTVLAFVLPPGQQVWAVLALVGMFVLVQAAVLWHFWRLRPTLRRARRLFMDGQFEEVVTLLEAERAAGQGDAAGFALLGNAYRQLGQLERSEAVLREAYTTEPEAPHVAYGLGRTLLALGHYDEAADLIALALEHGGQPVIEADLGHALYRAGQLEAAARLLIHAGKLALEPHRALMTRYLLWRIRGAGEDALRAELAPLVEGLALWRAEASRCAMTPYGAALAEDVEQMERLLAVES comes from the coding sequence ATGCTTCCCATCTGGATTAAGGCCAGCGGAACGATGACCTGGCGGACTTACCTGGTTGAGGGATGGCGGCGGTTGCCCGGCGATCTGCGGCGGGTGATCCTGGTCGCCGGCGTTGTGGGCGTGGTGTTGACTGTTCTGGCGTTTGTGCTGCCGCCGGGGCAACAGGTCTGGGCAGTGCTGGCGCTCGTTGGGATGTTCGTCCTTGTCCAGGCGGCGGTGCTCTGGCATTTCTGGCGCTTGCGTCCGACGCTACGCCGGGCACGGCGGCTGTTCATGGACGGCCAGTTCGAGGAAGTTGTGACCCTGCTGGAGGCGGAGCGCGCCGCCGGGCAGGGGGATGCGGCAGGCTTTGCGCTGCTTGGCAATGCCTATCGCCAGCTAGGTCAGCTTGAGCGCAGCGAGGCGGTATTGCGCGAAGCATATACCACCGAGCCAGAGGCGCCGCATGTCGCCTATGGCCTGGGACGCACGTTGTTGGCCCTTGGCCACTATGACGAAGCGGCGGATCTGATCGCTCTGGCGCTGGAACATGGCGGTCAGCCAGTCATTGAGGCCGATCTGGGACATGCCCTGTATCGCGCCGGACAGCTGGAGGCCGCGGCCAGGTTACTGATACATGCGGGCAAACTGGCGCTGGAGCCGCACCGCGCCCTGATGACCCGCTATCTGCTATGGCGAATCCGTGGCGCGGGGGAAGACGCATTGCGGGCAGAGCTAGCTCCACTGGTGGAAGGGTTAGCGCTGTGGCGGGCAGAAGCCTCCCGCTGTGCGATGACGCCGTATGGGGCTGCCCTGGCGGAGGATGTAGAGCAGATGGAGCGCCTGCTGGCTGTGGAGTCGTAG
- a CDS encoding isoleucine--tRNA ligase produces MFKPVSAKVNIPAVENEQLEFWRKRRIFERTQIERKGGPRFVFYEGPPTANGKPGTHHVLARAYKDMFPRYKTMNGYYVLRKGGWDTHGLPVEIEVEKELGLHDKREIEAYGVAAFNEKCRQSVFRYINEWEKLTERMAFWVSLDDAYVTFTNDYIQSVWWILRQLWDKGLLYRGKKVVPYCARCGTPLSSHEVAQGYEDVSDPSIFVRFPLRDEPGTYFLVWTTTPWTLPGNVALAVGADVDYVRVEGPADDGGTERLILAESLLNAALKEPGAYRVLDRFKGRDLAGKHYQPLYTFLPVEQDYAYVVTGDFVSTEEGTGIVHIAPAFGQDDMEAGQAYGLPVLVTVRPDGTFIDAVTPWRGMWVKDADEHIIRELKSRGLMYRVQKYLHSYPFCWRCKSPLLYYARDTWFIKTTAYRDKMIALNNTINWVPDHIKSGRFGNWLEDLKDWALGRERYWGTPLPVWQCDNPDCGHMVCVGGVDELSKLSGVDQSNLDLHRPYVDEVHWACRQCNGRGTMYRVPELIDVWFDSGSMPVAQWGYPYYNQEMFREQYPADYICEAVDQTRGWFYSLHAIASMLFEQVAFKNVICLGHILDATGQKMSKSRPETFVEPWQVFDKYGADAFRWYMYTSSPPGEPRRFSMDLVGEVVTKFLLTLWNTYSFFVTYANLDGWSPDQAAPPVAERDPLDRWVLAELHALVQRVTEAYENYDVPGATRPIQTFVEELSNWYVRLSRRRFWKSEDDTDKLSAYATLYECLTTLAYLLAPAMPFMAETIYRNLVASVQPDAPESVHLARWPVANEQLIDRDLMGAMALAQRLVSLGRAARESANLRVRQPLQEAAFAVRFPAEREIVQTLSDLIASELNVKQVNVLDSADEVVTYTLNPLPAKLGRKFGKDFPRVQKALREGDPAEVAAWARALLSGQAIQVTLDGQTYEVAPDECEVRQGAAEGYAVAEEAGYLAALRTALTEDLILEGLAREIVRRVQMMRRDADFEISDRIAVTFSGSERVARALAAHHDYVAGETLAESVLAAEPPAGAFSQAFTIDDEDLVLSVRRVG; encoded by the coding sequence ATGTTCAAGCCTGTATCAGCAAAAGTCAATATCCCAGCGGTAGAGAACGAGCAGCTCGAATTCTGGCGCAAGCGGCGCATCTTTGAGCGCACTCAGATCGAGCGCAAGGGTGGGCCACGCTTTGTCTTTTACGAAGGCCCGCCTACCGCTAACGGCAAGCCGGGGACACATCATGTGCTGGCCCGCGCCTATAAGGATATGTTCCCCCGCTACAAAACCATGAACGGCTACTACGTTCTGCGCAAAGGCGGCTGGGATACGCATGGCCTGCCGGTTGAGATCGAAGTCGAAAAAGAGCTTGGCCTTCACGACAAACGCGAGATCGAGGCCTATGGCGTGGCCGCTTTCAACGAAAAGTGCCGTCAGAGCGTCTTCCGTTACATCAACGAATGGGAGAAGCTCACAGAACGGATGGCCTTCTGGGTCAGCCTGGATGATGCCTATGTCACCTTCACCAACGACTACATCCAGTCGGTCTGGTGGATTCTGCGCCAGCTCTGGGACAAAGGCCTGCTCTACCGGGGCAAGAAAGTTGTCCCCTATTGCGCGCGTTGTGGCACGCCGCTGAGCAGCCATGAGGTGGCTCAGGGCTACGAGGATGTGTCTGACCCCAGCATCTTCGTGCGTTTCCCACTGCGTGATGAGCCGGGGACGTACTTTCTGGTCTGGACGACAACGCCCTGGACGCTGCCCGGCAACGTGGCGCTGGCCGTTGGCGCAGATGTCGATTATGTGCGGGTGGAAGGCCCGGCGGATGATGGCGGAACAGAGCGCCTGATCCTGGCAGAATCGCTGCTGAACGCCGCGCTCAAAGAGCCGGGCGCTTACCGTGTTCTTGATCGGTTCAAAGGGCGCGATCTGGCCGGGAAGCATTATCAACCACTGTATACCTTCCTGCCGGTGGAGCAGGATTATGCCTACGTCGTGACCGGCGATTTTGTCAGCACGGAAGAGGGCACCGGGATTGTCCACATTGCCCCGGCGTTCGGCCAGGATGACATGGAAGCCGGCCAGGCGTATGGCCTGCCGGTGCTGGTGACGGTACGACCCGACGGCACGTTCATCGACGCGGTAACGCCCTGGCGCGGGATGTGGGTCAAAGACGCTGATGAGCACATCATCCGGGAACTGAAGAGCCGCGGCTTGATGTACCGCGTTCAGAAGTACCTGCACAGCTACCCGTTCTGCTGGCGCTGCAAGTCACCGCTGCTTTACTACGCCCGTGATACCTGGTTCATCAAGACGACCGCCTACCGGGACAAGATGATCGCGCTCAACAACACGATCAACTGGGTGCCGGATCACATCAAGAGCGGGCGCTTTGGCAACTGGCTGGAAGACCTCAAGGACTGGGCGCTGGGTCGTGAGCGCTACTGGGGCACGCCGCTGCCTGTCTGGCAGTGCGACAACCCTGATTGCGGACACATGGTCTGCGTCGGTGGGGTGGATGAACTGAGCAAACTCAGCGGGGTGGATCAGAGTAATCTGGACCTGCATCGCCCGTACGTTGACGAAGTCCACTGGGCCTGCCGCCAGTGCAATGGACGGGGCACCATGTACCGCGTGCCGGAACTGATCGACGTGTGGTTTGATTCTGGTTCGATGCCCGTGGCGCAGTGGGGATATCCCTACTACAACCAGGAGATGTTCCGCGAGCAGTACCCGGCGGACTACATCTGCGAGGCGGTTGATCAGACGCGGGGCTGGTTCTACAGCCTCCATGCGATTGCCAGCATGCTCTTTGAGCAGGTGGCCTTCAAGAATGTGATCTGCCTGGGGCATATCCTGGATGCGACCGGCCAAAAGATGTCCAAGAGCCGCCCGGAGACGTTTGTCGAGCCGTGGCAGGTCTTTGACAAATATGGGGCGGACGCCTTTCGCTGGTACATGTACACATCCAGCCCGCCCGGCGAACCGCGCCGCTTCAGCATGGACCTGGTCGGCGAAGTGGTGACCAAGTTCCTGCTGACGCTGTGGAACACCTACAGCTTCTTTGTCACCTACGCGAACCTGGATGGCTGGTCGCCGGATCAGGCTGCGCCGCCGGTAGCCGAACGCGATCCGCTGGATCGCTGGGTACTGGCGGAGTTGCACGCGCTGGTGCAGCGGGTGACCGAAGCGTACGAGAACTATGACGTGCCGGGCGCTACCAGGCCGATCCAGACATTTGTGGAGGAACTGAGCAACTGGTATGTGCGCCTATCGCGCCGGCGCTTCTGGAAGAGTGAAGACGACACTGATAAGCTCAGTGCCTACGCCACACTGTATGAGTGTCTGACGACCCTGGCTTACCTGCTTGCTCCGGCCATGCCGTTCATGGCGGAGACTATCTACCGTAACTTGGTGGCCTCGGTGCAGCCGGATGCGCCGGAAAGCGTGCATCTGGCCCGCTGGCCGGTCGCCAACGAGCAACTGATCGACCGCGATCTGATGGGGGCGATGGCGCTGGCGCAGCGATTGGTCAGCCTGGGGCGCGCTGCACGCGAGAGCGCTAACCTGCGCGTGCGCCAGCCGCTGCAGGAAGCGGCCTTTGCGGTGCGCTTCCCGGCGGAGCGTGAGATCGTTCAGACGCTGAGCGACCTGATCGCCAGCGAGTTGAACGTCAAGCAGGTGAATGTGCTGGACAGCGCCGATGAGGTAGTCACCTATACGCTTAACCCGTTGCCGGCCAAGCTCGGTCGTAAGTTTGGCAAGGATTTCCCCAGGGTGCAAAAGGCCCTGCGCGAAGGCGATCCGGCTGAGGTGGCGGCCTGGGCCAGGGCGCTGCTGAGCGGTCAGGCGATCCAGGTGACGCTAGACGGCCAGACGTATGAAGTTGCGCCGGACGAATGTGAGGTGCGCCAAGGTGCCGCTGAAGGATATGCTGTTGCCGAGGAAGCCGGATACCTGGCCGCCCTGCGCACGGCGCTGACGGAAGACCTGATCCTGGAAGGGCTGGCCCGCGAGATCGTGCGGCGGGTGCAGATGATGCGCCGCGATGCCGACTTTGAGATCAGCGATCGTATCGCGGTGACCTTCAGCGGCTCGGAGCGGGTCGCCAGGGCGCTGGCTGCGCACCATGATTACGTGGCTGGCGAAACGCTGGCCGAGTCTGTACTGGCAGCCGAGCCTCCGGCAGGCGCGTTCAGCCAGGCGTTCACGATCGATGACGAAGATCTGGTGTTGAGCGTACGGCGGGTCGGCTAG
- a CDS encoding ATP-dependent metallopeptidase FtsH/Yme1/Tma family protein, with translation MNNSRYRNFLVYVLVGIAILVITMSFWGNNTSVPEISLSELAQDINAGRIQRLVVADNEITARYLDGSTAVSRKDPSLPAPEQLLALGVDPQKLQAIDLQNAAPSNIGAWLGILSSILPLLLLGGFIYLMLRQAQGSNNQALSFGKSRARMFTSDQPTVTFNDVAGVDEAKEELREVVEFLKEPEKFIQLGARIPKGVLLVGSPGTGKTLLAKAVAGEAGVPFFSISGSEFVEMFVGVGASRVRDLFDQAKRHSPCIVFVDEIDAVGRHRGAGLGGSHDEREQTLNQILVEMDGFDTDTNVIVIAATNRPDILDPALMRPGRFDRRVVLDRPDLRGREEILKVHVKGKPLASDVDLHALAKATPGFVGADIENLVNEAAIVAARKNKKSISQRDFEEAIERVLLGPERKSRIITERERQLVAYHEAGHAVAFHMLPYSDPVRKVTIVPRGMAGGVTWSMPEEDINYVTASRLRAQIAGALGGRAAEEIVFGEVTTGAMSDLDQVTKIARSMVKRYGMSDKLGPIIFGQKEELVFLGREIGEQRDYSEHVAEEIDHEVSKIISEEYERVKKLLIENRDKLDLLVQHLLEVETINQEEFLALMGEKVVPEVDPLAVKDAARRKAASDGDESPSAPKLGTAPSPAR, from the coding sequence GTGAACAATTCTCGGTATCGTAACTTTCTGGTGTACGTCCTGGTAGGTATTGCCATTCTGGTCATCACCATGAGCTTCTGGGGCAATAACACCAGCGTCCCTGAAATCTCCCTGAGCGAGCTTGCCCAGGATATCAACGCCGGGCGCATTCAGCGTCTTGTCGTCGCTGACAACGAGATCACGGCGCGTTACCTGGACGGCAGCACGGCGGTCAGCCGCAAGGACCCCAGCCTGCCCGCGCCGGAGCAACTGCTTGCGCTGGGGGTGGACCCCCAGAAGCTCCAGGCCATCGACCTACAGAACGCCGCACCCAGCAACATCGGCGCCTGGCTGGGCATCCTGAGCAGCATCCTGCCCCTGCTGTTGCTTGGTGGGTTCATCTACCTGATGCTTCGGCAGGCCCAGGGTTCCAATAATCAAGCCCTCTCCTTCGGCAAGAGCCGCGCCCGGATGTTCACCAGCGATCAACCGACGGTGACCTTTAACGATGTCGCCGGGGTTGACGAGGCCAAAGAGGAATTGCGCGAAGTCGTCGAATTCCTCAAAGAACCAGAGAAGTTCATCCAGCTGGGCGCACGCATCCCCAAAGGCGTGCTGCTGGTGGGCAGCCCCGGCACTGGCAAGACACTCCTGGCCAAAGCTGTCGCCGGGGAAGCCGGTGTGCCCTTCTTCAGCATCTCCGGTTCGGAGTTCGTCGAGATGTTCGTTGGCGTGGGCGCCAGCCGCGTGCGTGACCTGTTCGACCAGGCCAAACGCCACAGTCCATGCATCGTGTTCGTCGATGAGATCGACGCCGTCGGGCGGCATCGTGGCGCAGGGCTGGGTGGCAGCCATGATGAACGCGAGCAGACCCTGAACCAGATCTTGGTGGAAATGGATGGTTTCGACACCGATACCAACGTGATCGTCATCGCCGCCACCAACCGCCCGGATATCCTCGACCCGGCTCTGATGCGTCCGGGTCGCTTTGACCGCCGCGTCGTACTTGACCGGCCCGATCTGCGCGGGCGCGAGGAAATCCTTAAGGTGCACGTCAAGGGCAAGCCACTGGCCAGTGATGTCGACCTCCATGCCCTGGCCAAAGCGACACCGGGCTTTGTCGGCGCGGACATCGAGAATCTTGTTAACGAGGCAGCCATCGTCGCCGCCCGCAAGAACAAGAAGAGCATTTCCCAGCGCGATTTTGAAGAGGCAATCGAGCGCGTCCTGCTTGGCCCGGAGCGCAAGAGCCGGATCATTACCGAACGCGAGCGCCAGCTGGTGGCCTACCACGAAGCCGGGCATGCGGTGGCCTTCCACATGCTGCCCTACAGCGATCCCGTGCGCAAAGTCACCATTGTGCCGCGCGGCATGGCCGGCGGAGTCACCTGGAGTATGCCGGAAGAAGACATCAACTACGTCACCGCCAGCCGTCTACGCGCCCAGATCGCCGGTGCGTTGGGTGGCCGCGCCGCCGAGGAGATCGTCTTTGGTGAGGTGACCACCGGCGCGATGAGCGACCTGGATCAGGTCACCAAGATCGCCCGCTCGATGGTCAAGCGTTATGGCATGAGCGACAAGCTGGGGCCGATCATCTTCGGCCAGAAGGAAGAGCTGGTCTTCCTGGGCCGCGAGATCGGTGAGCAGCGGGACTATAGCGAGCATGTCGCCGAAGAAATCGATCACGAAGTCAGCAAAATCATCAGCGAGGAATACGAGCGCGTCAAGAAGCTGCTAATCGAAAACCGCGATAAGCTTGATCTGCTCGTCCAGCATCTGCTGGAAGTCGAAACCATCAACCAGGAAGAATTCCTGGCTCTGATGGGCGAGAAGGTCGTCCCGGAGGTTGACCCGCTGGCGGTGAAGGACGCCGCCCGGCGCAAAGCGGCCAGCGACGGCGACGAAAGCCCCTCCGCCCCCAAACTGGGGACGGCTCCCAGCCCGGCTCGTTAA
- a CDS encoding serine/threonine protein kinase — protein sequence MSNQETFLNNRYRLIAQQGSGGMAVIYKAYDQELGRMVAIKILRPSLISDPSFLERFRNEARSVARLSHPNIVTVHDVGQSGKTHYIVMEFVDGQDLKKLIRTEAPFRVERALDIAIKICAGVGYAHRSGLVHADVKPQNVLVAEGDIVKVTDFGIAQALSDASIGEKQRVVWGSPHYFSPEQAQGERPTPASDVYSIGVVLFEMLTGRLPFIGADQQELALAHIQQEPPHVSDFNPAIPPELDQIVQKVMSKEPASRYRTADQLGRILITYLRQGHQATNQFVAPLTVRPAAPTVAATPVSGSLPTQTAQPPYQPQTSPAGSWTPPPYTPPVQPPVPARGPARHTLREIETTEQVNNVVTVILILLAMMAVLGLIPLGLTILAAYR from the coding sequence ATGAGCAACCAGGAAACGTTTCTCAACAATCGCTACCGCCTGATCGCCCAGCAGGGATCAGGCGGTATGGCGGTGATCTACAAAGCTTACGACCAGGAGCTTGGCCGCATGGTCGCCATCAAGATTCTGCGGCCCAGCCTCATCTCCGATCCTTCTTTTCTGGAGCGCTTCCGCAACGAGGCGCGCAGCGTCGCCCGTCTGAGCCACCCTAACATCGTCACCGTGCATGATGTCGGCCAGTCCGGCAAGACGCACTACATTGTCATGGAGTTCGTCGACGGGCAGGACTTGAAGAAGCTCATCCGCACTGAGGCGCCTTTCCGGGTGGAACGGGCGCTGGATATCGCCATCAAGATCTGTGCCGGCGTCGGCTATGCCCACCGTTCCGGCCTGGTGCATGCGGATGTTAAGCCGCAGAACGTGCTGGTCGCCGAGGGCGATATCGTCAAAGTCACCGATTTCGGCATCGCTCAGGCGCTCTCCGATGCCTCCATCGGGGAAAAGCAGCGTGTTGTATGGGGCAGCCCGCACTACTTCTCGCCGGAACAGGCTCAGGGGGAGCGCCCTACCCCCGCCTCCGATGTGTATTCGATCGGTGTTGTACTCTTTGAGATGTTGACCGGTCGCCTGCCCTTCATCGGTGCCGACCAGCAAGAACTGGCGCTGGCCCACATCCAGCAGGAGCCGCCGCATGTCAGCGACTTCAACCCAGCCATCCCCCCGGAACTGGATCAGATTGTCCAAAAGGTGATGTCCAAGGAGCCGGCGTCCCGCTACCGCACCGCTGACCAGCTTGGCCGGATTCTGATCACCTACCTCCGGCAGGGCCACCAGGCCACCAACCAGTTCGTTGCACCGCTCACTGTCCGCCCTGCTGCGCCTACTGTCGCCGCCACACCGGTGAGTGGTAGCCTGCCCACTCAGACAGCCCAGCCGCCCTACCAGCCGCAAACTTCACCGGCTGGCTCCTGGACGCCACCTCCCTATACGCCCCCGGTGCAACCTCCGGTTCCCGCCAGAGGGCCGGCACGTCATACGCTCCGGGAAATCGAAACCACCGAACAGGTCAATAATGTGGTGACCGTCATCCTGATCCTGCTGGCGATGATGGCGGTCCTGGGCCTGATCCCGCTTGGCCTGACCATCCTGGCGGCGTATCGGTGA